The following coding sequences are from one Candidatus Borkfalkia ceftriaxoniphila window:
- a CDS encoding YbaB/EbfC family nucleoid-associated protein codes for MAGFKGGMGGGNMQNLMKQAQKMQEQMQEMQKALDDWEIVGTSGGEAVVVYMNAKKIIDGIEIDPKAVDPEDVEMLEDLVMAAIMDGYKKADAVYEEKMGPFAGMGGMGGLL; via the coding sequence ATGGCAGGATTTAAAGGCGGCATGGGCGGCGGTAACATGCAAAATCTCATGAAACAGGCGCAGAAAATGCAGGAGCAGATGCAGGAAATGCAAAAGGCTCTGGACGATTGGGAGATCGTGGGCACGAGCGGCGGCGAGGCGGTCGTCGTGTACATGAACGCGAAAAAGATCATCGACGGCATCGAGATCGATCCGAAAGCCGTCGATCCCGAAGACGTGGAAATGCTCGAAGATCTCGTCATGGCGGCGATCATGGACGGCTATAAAAAGGCGGACGCCGTTTACGAAGAAAAAATGGGCCCGTTCGCGGGTATGGGCGGCATGGGAGGACTTCTGTAA
- the recR gene encoding recombination mediator RecR has product MQVFIEPIGRLINEFSKLPGVGKKSAQRYAYKIIGMTESEAQEFAAAILNVKKKVKYCKICGNFTEEEVCDICKERDGKIICVVKEPKDVIALEKLREFKGVYHVLHGVINPMEGIGPNDIRLRELLARVGEGGVEEVILATNPDVEGDATALYIAKILKPLGVKVTRLAHGIPIGSEIEYTDDVTLSRAFIERKEV; this is encoded by the coding sequence ATGCAGGTTTTTATCGAGCCGATCGGAAGGCTCATCAACGAATTTTCCAAACTTCCCGGCGTGGGAAAAAAGAGCGCGCAGCGCTACGCCTATAAGATCATCGGCATGACCGAGAGCGAGGCGCAGGAGTTTGCCGCCGCCATTCTCAACGTCAAAAAAAAGGTGAAATACTGCAAGATCTGCGGCAATTTCACCGAAGAAGAAGTTTGCGACATCTGTAAAGAGCGCGACGGCAAAATCATCTGCGTCGTCAAGGAGCCGAAAGACGTCATCGCGTTGGAAAAACTGCGCGAATTTAAGGGCGTGTATCACGTGCTGCACGGCGTCATCAACCCCATGGAGGGCATCGGCCCCAATGACATCCGCCTGCGCGAACTTCTGGCGCGCGTGGGCGAGGGGGGCGTGGAAGAGGTCATTCTCGCCACCAATCCCGACGTGGAAGGGGACGCGACCGCGCTTTATATCGCCAAAATTTTAAAGCCTCTGGGCGTGAAAGTCACCCGCCTCGCGCACGGTATTCCCATCGGTTCGGAGATCGAATACACCGACGACGTCACGCTGTCGCGCGCGTTCATCGAGCGCAAAGAAGTATGA
- a CDS encoding sigma-70 family RNA polymerase sigma factor — MSDEELIRLAQSGDATATETLLQRYKNAVKSVARSFFLEGGETEDLIQEGMCGLYTAVQNFRPGKMSFKNFAFLCIYRRIVSAVRSATRQKHDPLNKSVSLTDNFTEERIISDLDPEEMLIGNESRKELMESMKTYLSDGEMECIRLYIEGHSLTEIASRTGRSEKSADNAVQRAKKKIAKKLEEER, encoded by the coding sequence ATGTCCGACGAAGAACTGATCCGCCTCGCGCAGTCGGGGGACGCGACCGCGACCGAAACACTGTTGCAGCGCTATAAAAACGCGGTCAAGAGCGTGGCGCGCAGTTTCTTTCTGGAAGGCGGCGAAACGGAAGACCTCATTCAGGAAGGCATGTGCGGTCTGTACACCGCCGTGCAGAACTTCCGCCCGGGCAAAATGAGTTTTAAAAACTTCGCGTTTCTGTGCATTTACCGCCGCATCGTCAGCGCTGTCAGGAGCGCGACGCGGCAAAAGCACGACCCTTTGAACAAGTCCGTTTCCCTGACCGACAACTTTACCGAGGAACGCATCATTTCCGATCTCGATCCCGAGGAGATGCTCATCGGCAACGAATCGCGCAAAGAGTTGATGGAGAGCATGAAAACATACCTTTCGGACGGCGAAATGGAATGTATCCGCCTGTATATCGAGGGGCACAGCCTGACGGAGATCGCCTCGCGCACGGGACGGAGCGAAAAGAGCGCGGACAACGCGGTGCAGCGCGCCAAGAAAAAAATTGCGAAAAAACTGGAAGAGGAGCGTTGA
- a CDS encoding Mini-ribonuclease 3, giving the protein MVKFNEVMEEEKARRLNPVVLAFIGDAAYSLYIREKLVFASDYKTGTLQKLSSASVSAKGQAALLKNIEAKFTDTEREIFLRGRNAKKPTKSKNATVAEYNLSTGFEAVVGYLYLTGAYARLDDLLSEEQDEVRG; this is encoded by the coding sequence ATGGTAAAATTCAACGAAGTAATGGAAGAGGAAAAGGCGCGCAGGCTCAATCCCGTCGTGCTCGCGTTCATCGGGGACGCCGCCTATTCGCTCTATATACGCGAAAAACTGGTGTTTGCGAGCGATTACAAGACGGGAACGCTGCAAAAACTCTCTTCGGCGAGCGTATCCGCCAAAGGGCAGGCGGCGCTTCTCAAAAATATCGAAGCAAAATTCACCGACACGGAGCGGGAAATCTTTCTGCGCGGCCGCAACGCCAAAAAACCGACCAAGAGCAAGAACGCGACCGTCGCCGAGTACAATCTCTCCACGGGGTTCGAGGCGGTCGTCGGCTATCTGTATCTCACGGGCGCGTACGCGCGGCTGGACGATCTTCTTTCGGAGGAACAAGATGAAGTACGAGGGTAA
- a CDS encoding LURP-one-related/scramblase family protein: MKLLFKQRFFSWFDSYDVYYEDGTVAYTVKGELSWGHCLRIYDSRGACVGTVQEKVLTFLPKFEMYEGERYVGMVCRKWSFLRPKYRIECCGWNVEGDFLQWDYTLVGTSGVVARVWKEILNWTDTYVLDVADPADALRVLMFTLAVDAEKCSKN, encoded by the coding sequence ATGAAATTATTATTCAAGCAGCGCTTTTTTTCCTGGTTCGACAGTTACGACGTTTACTACGAAGACGGGACCGTGGCGTATACGGTAAAGGGCGAACTTTCCTGGGGGCATTGCCTGCGCATTTACGATTCGCGGGGTGCTTGCGTCGGCACGGTGCAGGAAAAAGTTTTGACCTTTCTGCCCAAGTTCGAAATGTACGAGGGCGAGCGATATGTGGGCATGGTCTGCCGTAAATGGTCGTTTCTGCGGCCCAAATATCGTATCGAGTGCTGCGGCTGGAACGTCGAAGGGGATTTTTTGCAGTGGGATTATACGCTCGTCGGTACTTCGGGCGTCGTCGCGCGCGTATGGAAAGAGATCTTGAACTGGACGGATACTTACGTGCTCGACGTCGCGGATCCCGCCGACGCGCTCCGCGTTCTCATGTTCACGCTCGCCGTGGACGCGGAAAAGTGTTCGAAAAACTGA
- the dnaX gene encoding DNA polymerase III subunit gamma/tau, giving the protein MAYLALYRTFRPTRLNELVRQEHIVKILTNQIETGRVGHAYLFCGPRGTGKTSTAKIFARAINCEHPVGGSPCGECEACKALADPSNLDVTEIDAASNNGVNEMRDLREKVQYPPVSCRYKVYIVDEVHMLSDSAFNALLKTLEEPPKHAVFILATTEPHKLPATILSRCMRFDFKLIPQSDLEEHLKNVLRAVGKEYEEEAVAAIARAGAGSVRDSLSVADMCISYSKGKLTYADVNEVLGSADFYEIAKLGGALLHGDAGEALTLAEQVISAGKGVGVLAKDILVFLNNVSIAKACKNANSILNFPKEMFDQIVEIAEDCEGKRVLRCCEIFASLENELKYSSSPRILLETAIVKAGMPETDNDVSALESRIAALEAKLKNLSALPRTEISAPSAAPKVRLEVIEEESPSFDTPFTAEEPPADLFSARKPAAESVNALAEDKRKNAFGYFMRTLRTSSRNGVLFTMCQDLEHAFEGDKFVLTAKNEVIYRSLSREQHRKTIGEALEKIGITDFDIRMQGQKIDGFEEDVARLKSAFPNTDIEER; this is encoded by the coding sequence ATGGCATATCTTGCCCTTTACAGGACTTTCCGCCCGACCCGTTTAAACGAATTGGTGCGGCAGGAACATATCGTCAAAATTCTGACGAATCAGATAGAAACGGGGCGCGTGGGTCACGCGTACCTCTTTTGCGGGCCGCGCGGCACGGGAAAGACGAGCACCGCCAAAATTTTCGCGCGTGCCATCAACTGCGAGCATCCCGTAGGCGGTTCGCCCTGCGGCGAGTGCGAAGCGTGCAAGGCGCTCGCCGACCCTTCCAATCTCGACGTCACCGAGATCGACGCCGCCTCCAACAACGGAGTGAACGAGATGCGCGACTTGCGGGAAAAGGTGCAGTATCCGCCCGTTTCCTGCCGCTATAAAGTCTATATCGTCGACGAAGTGCATATGCTCTCCGATTCGGCGTTCAACGCCCTCTTAAAGACGCTGGAAGAGCCGCCAAAGCACGCGGTCTTTATCCTCGCCACCACCGAGCCGCACAAACTGCCCGCCACCATTCTCTCCCGCTGTATGCGTTTCGACTTCAAACTCATTCCGCAGAGCGATCTCGAGGAGCACCTCAAAAACGTGCTGCGCGCCGTCGGCAAGGAATACGAGGAAGAGGCGGTCGCGGCGATCGCGCGCGCGGGCGCGGGGAGCGTGCGCGACAGTTTGTCGGTTGCCGATATGTGCATATCGTACAGCAAGGGCAAACTGACCTATGCGGACGTGAATGAGGTCTTGGGCAGCGCCGATTTCTATGAAATTGCCAAACTCGGCGGCGCGCTCTTGCACGGCGACGCGGGCGAGGCGCTCACGCTTGCCGAACAGGTTATTTCCGCGGGCAAGGGCGTGGGCGTTCTGGCGAAAGATATTCTGGTGTTCTTAAACAACGTTTCCATTGCCAAAGCGTGCAAGAACGCCAATTCCATACTCAATTTTCCCAAGGAGATGTTCGATCAGATCGTAGAGATCGCGGAGGACTGCGAGGGAAAGCGCGTTTTGCGCTGCTGCGAGATCTTTGCGTCTTTGGAAAACGAACTGAAATATTCCTCGTCGCCGCGCATTCTTTTGGAAACGGCGATCGTCAAGGCGGGCATGCCCGAAACGGATAACGACGTATCCGCATTGGAAAGCAGGATCGCGGCGCTGGAAGCAAAACTGAAAAATCTCTCCGCGCTCCCGCGCACGGAAATTTCCGCGCCGTCCGCAGCGCCGAAAGTGCGGCTCGAAGTCATCGAGGAAGAATCGCCCTCGTTCGATACGCCCTTTACGGCGGAAGAGCCGCCCGCAGACCTCTTTTCCGCGAGAAAACCTGCGGCGGAGAGCGTCAACGCGTTGGCGGAAGACAAGCGGAAAAACGCTTTCGGCTACTTCATGCGCACGCTGCGCACGTCCTCGCGCAACGGCGTGCTGTTCACCATGTGTCAGGATCTCGAACACGCGTTTGAGGGGGATAAATTCGTGCTCACGGCAAAAAACGAAGTCATTTACCGTTCGTTGAGCCGCGAACAGCACCGCAAGACCATCGGTGAAGCGTTGGAAAAGATCGGCATTACCGATTTCGATATCCGTATGCAGGGGCAGAAAATCGACGGTTTCGAAGAGGACGTCGCGCGCCTGAAAAGCGCGTTTCCAAACACCGATATAGAAGAAAGATAA
- the rlmB gene encoding 23S rRNA (guanosine(2251)-2'-O)-methyltransferase RlmB, with protein MKYEGKNAVLELLKTDKTIDKILLRKNAQDALGRIFAEARAKGVRVQFADEKALDRESETGRHQGVIAYATDFVYADFDELLAPADTPRLVIVCDGIEDVHNLGSILRVAECVGASGVVIPKNKSAQVNESVMRISEGAANHIKIVRVPGVNYAVDELKKNGYWVYALEAAGEDIYASDLTGDVALVIGGEDSGVGALTQKKCDKLVSLPMFGKINSLNASVALGVAAYEVVRQRKCPTKN; from the coding sequence ATGAAGTACGAGGGTAAAAACGCCGTTCTGGAACTTTTAAAGACGGACAAGACGATCGACAAAATACTCCTCCGCAAAAACGCGCAGGACGCGTTGGGCCGCATTTTCGCGGAGGCGCGCGCAAAGGGCGTCCGCGTGCAGTTCGCCGACGAAAAGGCGCTCGATCGGGAGAGCGAAACGGGGCGGCACCAGGGCGTCATCGCCTACGCCACCGATTTCGTCTATGCGGACTTTGACGAACTTCTCGCCCCCGCGGATACGCCGCGGCTGGTTATCGTCTGCGACGGCATTGAGGACGTGCACAATCTCGGCAGTATCCTCCGCGTGGCGGAGTGCGTCGGCGCATCGGGCGTCGTCATTCCCAAAAACAAGAGCGCGCAGGTCAACGAGAGCGTCATGCGCATTTCCGAGGGCGCGGCGAATCATATCAAGATCGTGCGCGTGCCGGGCGTCAACTACGCCGTGGACGAACTGAAAAAGAACGGCTACTGGGTCTATGCGCTCGAAGCCGCGGGCGAAGATATTTACGCTTCCGACCTGACGGGCGACGTCGCCCTCGTCATCGGCGGCGAGGACAGCGGCGTGGGCGCGCTCACGCAAAAGAAGTGCGATAAACTCGTATCGCTGCCCATGTTCGGAAAAATAAATTCCCTCAACGCTTCCGTCGCCCTCGGCGTCGCTGCGTACGAGGTCGTAAGGCAGAGAAAATGTCCGACGAAGAACTGA
- a CDS encoding N-acetylmuramoyl-L-alanine amidase — protein sequence MFVIHKKHIIFVSLLLAVLLCGCVLLTALSTSAVSTNGMTIVLDAGHGGIDGGVTGVNSKVKESEINLSIVRLLETQLAGAGFKVVLTRKSEGGLYAPTDKNKKKSDMKKRKEIIEAAEPVAVVSVHQNKFPLSSRKGGQVFFRNDSAQGKALAASIQEEFNALSGGGLSALKGDYYILNCTDYPSVIAECGFLSNPEEDALLNTQEYQKKVAYALYKGIVAFIAHNVAG from the coding sequence ATGTTTGTCATACACAAAAAACACATCATTTTCGTCAGTCTGCTTTTGGCGGTCCTTTTGTGCGGGTGCGTGCTTTTGACGGCGCTTTCCACTTCGGCGGTGTCCACGAACGGCATGACGATCGTGCTCGACGCGGGGCACGGCGGGATCGACGGCGGCGTTACGGGCGTCAATTCCAAAGTCAAGGAGAGCGAGATCAATCTTTCCATCGTCCGTCTTCTGGAAACGCAACTCGCGGGCGCGGGATTTAAAGTGGTGCTCACCAGAAAGTCGGAGGGCGGACTGTACGCTCCCACCGATAAAAACAAGAAAAAGAGCGACATGAAAAAGCGCAAGGAGATCATCGAGGCGGCGGAGCCCGTGGCGGTGGTTTCCGTGCATCAGAATAAATTTCCCTTGTCGTCGCGAAAGGGCGGGCAGGTCTTTTTCCGAAACGACAGCGCGCAGGGGAAGGCGCTCGCCGCATCTATTCAGGAAGAATTCAACGCGCTCTCGGGCGGCGGGCTTTCGGCGCTGAAAGGCGATTATTATATCCTCAACTGCACCGATTATCCCTCCGTCATCGCGGAATGCGGTTTTTTGTCCAATCCCGAAGAGGACGCGCTTCTAAACACGCAGGAATACCAAAAAAAGGTAGCGTACGCCCTCTATAAAGGCATCGTCGCTTTCATCGCGCACAACGTCGCGGGTTGA
- a CDS encoding NAD(P)H-dependent glycerol-3-phosphate dehydrogenase — MKISVLGCGRWGSFIAWYLASKKGYDVYSWGPEEDYSYQVLKSTGKNEYVALDPRITLTCDLEQAVGHADIVIISISSQGVRGFIDKIKAFNVSDKTFVLCMKGIEVETGERLSEILVEKGISKDKIAVWVGPGHIQDFTAGIPNCMVIDSHNVELKKFLADNFKSDLIRFYYGNDIVGTEIGAAAKNVMGIAAGVLDGGGVSTLKGPLMSRGAREVARLIKAMGGNELSAYGLAHLGDYETTLFSRHSHNRMYGEMLVKGEKFQKLAEGVMTAAAMKKLGEKYNVELPITDAVYEVCFHDKAMDGSCMDMILKLFSRDTKFEF; from the coding sequence CTGAAAATTTCCGTTCTGGGCTGCGGCCGCTGGGGGTCGTTCATTGCCTGGTATCTGGCGAGCAAAAAGGGCTACGACGTCTATTCCTGGGGGCCGGAAGAGGATTATTCCTATCAGGTCTTGAAGTCGACGGGCAAAAACGAGTACGTCGCTCTCGATCCCCGCATCACGCTCACCTGCGATCTGGAACAGGCGGTCGGTCACGCGGATATCGTCATCATTTCCATCAGTTCGCAGGGCGTGCGCGGCTTTATCGACAAGATAAAAGCATTCAACGTGTCGGATAAGACCTTTGTGCTCTGCATGAAGGGCATCGAGGTGGAAACGGGCGAACGGCTTTCGGAGATCCTCGTCGAAAAAGGCATTTCCAAAGATAAGATCGCGGTTTGGGTAGGCCCGGGACACATTCAGGATTTCACGGCGGGCATTCCCAACTGCATGGTCATCGACAGCCATAACGTGGAATTGAAAAAGTTTCTCGCCGACAACTTCAAGAGCGATCTCATCCGCTTTTATTACGGAAACGATATCGTCGGTACGGAGATCGGCGCGGCGGCGAAGAACGTGATGGGCATTGCCGCGGGCGTTCTCGACGGCGGCGGCGTTTCCACGCTGAAAGGCCCTCTGATGTCGCGCGGCGCGCGCGAGGTGGCGCGGCTCATCAAGGCGATGGGCGGAAACGAACTTTCCGCGTACGGGCTCGCGCATCTGGGCGATTACGAAACGACGCTCTTTTCCCGCCATTCTCACAACCGTATGTACGGCGAGATGCTCGTCAAGGGTGAAAAGTTTCAGAAACTCGCCGAGGGCGTCATGACCGCCGCGGCGATGAAAAAACTGGGCGAAAAATACAATGTGGAACTCCCCATTACCGATGCGGTGTACGAGGTGTGTTTCCACGATAAAGCGATGGACGGTTCCTGCATGGACATGATCTTGAAATTGTTCTCGCGGGATACGAAATTCGAGTTTTGA
- a CDS encoding glycine--tRNA ligase: MSDKTAATMDKIVNLCKARGIIFPGSEIYGGMGNTWDYGPVGVEIKNNVKRAWWKKFVQESDNSFGVDAAILMNSRVWEASGHTSSFTDPKMDCKECKARFRADNLIENHSKGKVNPDVLSNEEMEAYIAEHKVACPNCGKHNWTPIRTFNLMFETSRGVTDESQNKIYLRPETAQGEFVNFLNVQRTTRAKVPFGIAQIGKAFRNEITPGNFIFRTIEFEQMEHQWFCKEGTDTEFYEEYKKKALEFLLCLGFEREHLRYKDHDKLAHYAKSACDIQYLFPIGWQELNGIHNRTNYDLSRHQEFSGRNMFYLDPVTNEKYIPYVVEYSIGADRLMLAVLCEAYDEETLEGGDTRVVMHFHPAVAAYKAAILPLQKNLSEKAKEVAKQLSKKFMITYDEAGSIGKRYRRQDEIGTPYCITIDFETLDNNTVTVRDRDTMSQIRMDIGELAAFIEKSMEI, from the coding sequence ATGTCTGATAAAACAGCGGCGACAATGGATAAGATCGTAAATCTCTGCAAGGCGCGGGGCATCATTTTCCCGGGCAGCGAAATTTACGGCGGAATGGGAAACACCTGGGATTACGGTCCCGTAGGCGTGGAGATCAAGAATAACGTCAAGCGCGCCTGGTGGAAAAAATTCGTGCAGGAAAGCGACAATTCTTTCGGCGTGGACGCGGCGATCCTGATGAATTCGCGCGTATGGGAGGCGAGCGGGCACACCTCGTCCTTCACCGACCCCAAAATGGACTGCAAGGAATGCAAGGCGCGTTTCCGCGCGGATAACCTCATCGAAAACCATTCTAAGGGAAAAGTCAATCCCGACGTTTTATCCAACGAGGAGATGGAGGCGTACATTGCCGAGCACAAGGTGGCTTGCCCCAACTGCGGCAAGCACAACTGGACGCCCATACGCACCTTTAATCTGATGTTCGAGACCTCGCGCGGCGTGACCGACGAGAGCCAGAATAAAATCTATCTGCGCCCCGAGACCGCGCAGGGCGAATTCGTCAACTTTCTGAACGTGCAGCGCACCACGCGCGCCAAGGTGCCCTTCGGCATCGCGCAGATCGGCAAAGCGTTCCGCAACGAGATCACGCCCGGAAATTTCATTTTCCGCACCATCGAGTTCGAACAGATGGAACACCAGTGGTTCTGCAAAGAGGGCACGGACACCGAATTTTACGAGGAATACAAGAAAAAGGCACTGGAATTTTTGCTCTGCCTCGGTTTCGAAAGAGAGCACCTCCGCTACAAAGACCACGACAAACTGGCGCACTACGCGAAATCGGCGTGCGATATCCAATACCTTTTCCCCATCGGCTGGCAGGAACTCAACGGCATTCATAACCGCACGAATTACGATCTTTCCCGCCATCAGGAATTTTCGGGCAGGAATATGTTCTATCTCGACCCTGTCACCAACGAAAAGTATATCCCTTACGTCGTGGAATACTCCATCGGCGCAGACCGCCTGATGCTCGCCGTCCTCTGCGAGGCGTACGACGAGGAGACGCTGGAAGGCGGCGACACGCGCGTGGTCATGCACTTCCATCCCGCCGTGGCGGCGTACAAGGCGGCGATCTTGCCCTTGCAGAAAAACCTTTCGGAAAAGGCGAAGGAGGTTGCGAAACAACTTTCCAAAAAGTTCATGATCACCTACGACGAGGCGGGTTCTATCGGCAAGCGCTACCGCCGTCAGGACGAGATCGGCACACCCTACTGCATCACCATCGATTTCGAAACGCTGGATAACAACACCGTTACCGTGCGCGACCGCGATACCATGTCGCAGATCCGCATGGATATAGGCGAACTTGCCGCTTTCATTGAAAAGAGCATGGAAATTTAA
- a CDS encoding thermostable hemolysin delta-VPH, with protein MYFNYHAKAKRLISEGHLVHYDFVDKWGRIRPALVLYFDNEKPMPIREYRWNEYLPLLEKK; from the coding sequence ATGTATTTCAATTATCACGCCAAGGCAAAACGGCTGATCTCGGAAGGTCACCTCGTGCACTACGATTTCGTGGACAAGTGGGGCAGGATACGGCCCGCGCTGGTGCTCTATTTCGATAACGAAAAGCCCATGCCCATCCGCGAATACCGCTGGAACGAATATCTTCCGCTGCTCGAAAAAAAATAA
- a CDS encoding putative immunity protein, translated as MITNDWKAEAAARLQRKNRILFSPKDAFLRGLARRCAEQTHKTVVLWAFSFSEEIVEDLKRIYPLETRPQETLEAARLWAAGKIKMPRAKAAILACHALANEQNAEGGAFCHALGQACSTVHTAGHAMGLCVYELTALIHKYGLDHCDAAIEDRRRAYEERLLHFRNADCEDAEWANFLK; from the coding sequence ATGATTACGAATGATTGGAAGGCGGAAGCCGCGGCCCGCCTGCAACGCAAAAATAGAATTTTGTTTTCGCCCAAAGACGCGTTTTTGAGAGGACTTGCAAGACGTTGCGCCGAACAGACGCATAAGACTGTCGTGCTGTGGGCATTCAGTTTTTCCGAAGAGATCGTAGAGGATCTCAAACGGATTTATCCGCTCGAAACGCGCCCGCAGGAAACTTTGGAGGCGGCGCGTTTATGGGCGGCAGGAAAGATCAAAATGCCTCGCGCCAAAGCGGCGATTCTCGCTTGTCACGCTTTGGCGAATGAGCAGAATGCGGAAGGCGGGGCGTTTTGCCATGCCCTGGGGCAGGCATGTTCTACGGTGCATACCGCGGGGCATGCGATGGGACTGTGCGTATATGAATTGACCGCGCTTATACATAAGTACGGTTTGGATCATTGTGATGCCGCGATAGAAGATCGTCGGCGCGCGTATGAGGAGCGTTTGCTGCATTTCCGCAACGCGGACTGCGAAGACGCGGAATGGGCGAATTTTCTGAAATAA
- a CDS encoding phosphatase PAP2 family protein, with the protein MDQAILQALEGIRNQFLDIVFAAWTMLGEEIFITAIIAVVFFCINKSLGEKMLVTILSASAFCTGLKSAIRRTRPYAAGVVDKVDVDTPFVSTNDLDIDMSCPSGHSCASASFFGNLALTFRRPGVIVFSIIAVLGVMFSRLYLGVHYPTDVLSGFAIGVLFAIIWQTVYAGFYKKRLWVFFAFALLTLPFLFIARTMTESMFKISAITLAAAIGLLIEEKFFCFADANKWWKRILRLAIAIIAAAVPFLLLYRFLPDGNWSTFAQYFAAIFFALTVTPLLIVKLRL; encoded by the coding sequence ATGGATCAAGCGATATTACAGGCGCTGGAAGGCATACGCAACCAGTTTCTGGACATTGTGTTCGCGGCGTGGACGATGCTGGGCGAAGAAATTTTCATCACCGCCATCATCGCCGTCGTATTTTTCTGCATCAATAAGAGCCTTGGCGAAAAAATGCTCGTGACCATTCTTTCGGCAAGCGCTTTCTGCACGGGGCTGAAAAGCGCCATCCGCCGCACCCGTCCCTATGCCGCGGGCGTGGTGGATAAGGTGGACGTGGATACGCCCTTCGTTTCCACAAACGATCTGGATATCGATATGTCCTGCCCGAGCGGGCATTCGTGCGCGAGCGCGTCCTTTTTCGGTAACCTCGCGCTCACGTTCCGCCGCCCGGGCGTCATCGTATTTTCCATAATCGCGGTGCTGGGCGTCATGTTTTCGCGGCTATATTTAGGAGTGCACTATCCCACCGACGTGCTGTCGGGCTTTGCCATCGGCGTGCTGTTCGCGATCATCTGGCAGACGGTCTATGCGGGCTTCTACAAAAAAAGGCTGTGGGTGTTTTTCGCTTTCGCCCTTCTTACGCTGCCCTTTCTCTTTATCGCCCGCACGATGACGGAATCCATGTTCAAGATCTCCGCCATCACCCTCGCCGCAGCGATCGGGCTTTTGATCGAAGAGAAATTTTTCTGCTTTGCGGACGCAAACAAATGGTGGAAACGCATTCTGCGGCTGGCGATCGCGATCATCGCGGCGGCGGTCCCCTTTCTTTTGCTGTACCGCTTTCTGCCCGACGGCAACTGGTCGACTTTCGCGCAGTATTTCGCGGCGATCTTTTTCGCGCTGACGGTCACGCCGCTTCTCATCGTGAAACTTCGCCTGTAA